In one Streptomyces sp. NBC_00597 genomic region, the following are encoded:
- a CDS encoding ABC transporter permease subunit has product MLVHSRTGRWAAWALFGLFFLPLFALPLLVVVAASFATHWSGAFPSGPTTTNYASAVQGESLRALTTSLVTALVASLLALTVGTWAALAAAGLKRRGKRTLDALFMLPVAVPSVVVGLAVLVAFSKPPLLLNGTSSIVILAHTILVTAFAHQSVSAAIVRLDPAYEQAAASLGAGPAYVLWRVKLPLLLPSLTAAAGLCFALSMGELSATMMLYPPDWMPLPVRIFTATDRGSLFGGSAVAVVLMAATLLVLLAVSRIRTRASYR; this is encoded by the coding sequence GTGCTGGTGCATAGCCGGACCGGCCGCTGGGCCGCCTGGGCCCTGTTCGGCCTCTTCTTCCTGCCCCTGTTCGCCCTGCCCCTGCTCGTCGTGGTCGCCGCGTCCTTCGCCACCCACTGGTCGGGGGCCTTCCCCTCCGGCCCGACCACCACGAACTACGCTTCCGCCGTGCAGGGCGAATCCCTCCGGGCGCTGACCACCTCGCTGGTGACCGCCCTCGTCGCGAGCCTGCTCGCGCTCACCGTGGGCACCTGGGCCGCGCTGGCCGCCGCCGGGCTGAAACGGCGCGGAAAGCGGACCCTGGACGCCCTGTTCATGCTGCCCGTCGCCGTGCCGTCCGTGGTCGTCGGGCTCGCCGTGCTGGTCGCCTTCAGCAAGCCCCCGCTGCTGCTCAACGGCACCAGCTCAATCGTGATCCTGGCGCACACGATTCTTGTCACGGCGTTTGCCCACCAGTCGGTTTCGGCCGCCATCGTTCGTCTCGACCCCGCGTACGAACAGGCGGCGGCCTCCCTGGGCGCCGGCCCCGCGTACGTCCTGTGGCGGGTCAAGCTCCCCCTCCTGCTGCCGTCCCTCACCGCGGCCGCCGGACTCTGCTTCGCCCTGTCCATGGGCGAGCTGAGCGCCACGATGATGCTCTACCCGCCGGACTGGATGCCCCTCCCGGTCCGGATCTTCACCGCCACCGACCGCGGTTCGCTGTTCGGCGGCTCCGCCGTCGCCGTGGTCCTGATGGCCGCCACCCTCCTGGTCCTCCTGGCCGTCTCCCGCATCCGCACCAGAGCCTCCTACCGCTGA
- a CDS encoding 2-aminoethylphosphonate ABC transporter permease subunit, with amino-acid sequence MTDAPRLDGRRTVHLPGTRAPEHTDATQGTPQGVPAAASQAPAPSGRRPRNGTAVGDETTPEHRATPSGSRTPSGSRTPQGARTVPGWLWSVPPVAVLALVFLYPLALVVQQSLTPENGGGAFDAYASVFRSHAFREALGTTVWLAAGATVGCLLLGFALALVIAFVPFPGARAVAKFIDVFLSFPSFLITLALLFIYGTAGMANGVWTDVTGAADGPFHFLTTPWGVLLAEITYFTPFVMRPLLAAFSQLDTAQLEVASSLGAKPARIIRQVILPEALPALAAGGSLVLVMCLNEFGIVLFTGAKDVTTLPMLVYGKAILESDYSAACVVAVVNIAISVGLFGLYRVVSKRAGA; translated from the coding sequence ATGACTGACGCCCCGCGCCTGGACGGGCGGCGAACGGTGCACCTACCGGGCACCCGGGCTCCGGAGCACACCGACGCCACGCAGGGCACCCCGCAGGGCGTTCCCGCCGCGGCGTCGCAAGCGCCCGCGCCGTCCGGCCGCCGCCCGCGCAACGGCACCGCGGTCGGTGACGAAACCACCCCCGAACACCGCGCCACTCCGTCCGGCTCCCGCACTCCGTCCGGCTCCCGCACTCCGCAGGGGGCCCGTACCGTGCCCGGCTGGCTGTGGTCCGTACCGCCCGTGGCCGTGCTGGCGCTGGTCTTCCTCTATCCCCTCGCCCTGGTCGTCCAGCAGTCCCTCACCCCCGAGAACGGCGGCGGCGCCTTCGACGCGTACGCCTCCGTCTTCCGCTCCCACGCCTTCCGCGAGGCGCTCGGCACCACGGTCTGGCTGGCCGCGGGGGCCACCGTCGGCTGCCTCCTCCTCGGCTTCGCGCTCGCGCTGGTCATCGCCTTCGTCCCCTTCCCCGGGGCCAGGGCCGTCGCGAAGTTCATCGACGTCTTCCTCTCCTTCCCCTCCTTCCTCATCACCCTGGCCCTCCTCTTCATCTACGGCACGGCCGGCATGGCCAACGGGGTCTGGACCGACGTGACCGGCGCCGCCGACGGGCCCTTCCACTTCCTCACCACCCCGTGGGGCGTACTGCTCGCGGAGATCACGTACTTCACGCCCTTCGTCATGCGCCCGCTGCTCGCCGCGTTCTCCCAACTGGACACCGCCCAGCTGGAGGTGGCCTCCTCGCTCGGCGCGAAGCCCGCCCGGATCATCCGGCAGGTGATCCTCCCCGAGGCCCTCCCGGCGCTCGCCGCCGGTGGCAGCCTGGTCCTGGTGATGTGCCTCAACGAGTTCGGGATCGTCCTGTTCACCGGAGCCAAGGACGTCACCACGCTCCCGATGCTCGTCTACGGCAAGGCGATCCTCGAATCCGACTACTCGGCCGCCTGTGTGGTCGCCGTCGTCAACATCGCGATTTCCGTAGGCCTGTTCGGCCTCTACCGGGTGGTGAGCAAGCGTGCTGGTGCATAG
- a CDS encoding ABC transporter ATP-binding protein: MSGIRFEGVSVAYGAATVLDRLDLTVEPGEVMALLGPSGSGKTTALRAVAGFVRPAAGRILIGGRDVTALPPHKRGIGTVVQQYALFPHMRVEDNVAFGLKAQKAPKAEIPGRVGEALEMTGMAAYARRYPRELSGGQQQRVAIARALAIRPGVLLLDEPLSALDAQLRSGMLAELARLHRELPDVSILYVTHDQVEALTLADRIAVMDKARLQDCGTPQQLYRAPRTEFTASFVGNANLLPVTVADSGALFAGRPLELDRGRAVPGASATLCVRPHLLGLGAGPNALTGTISEVQWRGSTHRLYVDVEGHRIKADLPELRETPALGDRVTLHFEPRDAVLLAAGVSDD; the protein is encoded by the coding sequence GTGAGCGGCATCCGCTTCGAGGGGGTCAGCGTCGCGTACGGCGCCGCCACCGTGCTGGACCGGCTCGACCTGACCGTCGAGCCCGGCGAGGTCATGGCGCTGCTCGGCCCCTCCGGGTCCGGGAAGACCACGGCGCTGCGCGCGGTCGCCGGTTTCGTACGGCCCGCCGCGGGCCGGATACTGATCGGCGGCCGGGACGTCACCGCGCTCCCGCCGCACAAGCGCGGCATCGGCACGGTCGTCCAGCAGTACGCGCTCTTCCCGCACATGCGGGTGGAGGACAACGTGGCGTTCGGCCTCAAGGCGCAGAAGGCCCCCAAGGCAGAGATACCCGGGCGCGTCGGCGAGGCCCTGGAGATGACCGGGATGGCGGCGTACGCCCGGCGCTACCCGCGCGAGCTCTCGGGCGGGCAGCAGCAGCGCGTGGCGATCGCCCGCGCCCTGGCGATCCGGCCCGGGGTGCTCCTGCTCGACGAGCCGCTGTCCGCGCTCGACGCGCAGCTGCGCTCCGGGATGCTCGCCGAACTGGCCCGGCTGCACCGGGAGCTGCCCGACGTATCGATCCTGTACGTCACGCACGACCAGGTGGAGGCGCTGACGCTCGCCGACCGGATCGCGGTCATGGACAAGGCCCGGCTCCAGGACTGCGGCACTCCGCAGCAGCTGTACCGGGCGCCGCGCACCGAGTTCACCGCATCGTTCGTCGGCAACGCCAACCTGCTGCCGGTGACGGTCGCCGACTCCGGGGCGCTCTTCGCGGGCCGGCCCCTGGAACTGGACCGCGGGCGCGCCGTCCCCGGCGCGAGCGCGACCCTGTGCGTGCGGCCGCACCTGCTCGGCCTCGGGGCCGGGCCCAACGCGCTGACCGGCACGATCTCCGAGGTGCAGTGGCGGGGCTCGACGCACCGGCTGTACGTCGACGTCGAGGGCCACCGGATCAAGGCCGATCTGCCGGAACTGCGCGAGACCCCCGCGCTGGGCGACCGGGTGACGCTGCACTTCGAACCGCGGGACGCCGTGCTGCTGGCCGCAGGGGTGTCGGATGACTGA
- a CDS encoding phosphonatase-like hydrolase, whose translation MSNPANASRNLVVLDMAGTTVADGGLVERAFERAAERLGVEPGTADHQAKLQYVRDTMGESKISVFRHLFGTEELARRANSAFEEAYGELVDGGLIAPVPGARETIEKFRADGRTVVLTTGFARVTQDAILDALGWQGLADLTLCPADAGGRGRPHPDMVLAAFLRTGAVDDVRDVVVAGDTAYDMLSGRRSGAAIVAGVLTGAHDRAVLTEHGATHVLGSIAELPQVLLESA comes from the coding sequence ATGAGCAACCCCGCCAACGCATCCCGCAACCTGGTCGTCCTCGACATGGCCGGCACCACCGTCGCCGACGGCGGCCTCGTCGAGCGCGCCTTCGAGCGCGCCGCCGAACGCCTCGGCGTCGAACCGGGCACCGCCGACCACCAGGCCAAGCTCCAGTACGTCCGCGACACCATGGGCGAGTCGAAGATCTCCGTCTTCCGTCACCTCTTCGGCACGGAAGAGCTCGCCCGGCGCGCCAACTCCGCCTTCGAAGAGGCGTACGGCGAGCTCGTCGACGGTGGCCTCATCGCCCCGGTCCCCGGCGCCCGCGAGACCATCGAGAAGTTCCGCGCCGACGGCCGCACCGTCGTCCTGACCACCGGCTTCGCCCGCGTCACCCAGGACGCCATCCTCGACGCCCTCGGCTGGCAGGGCCTGGCCGACCTCACCCTGTGCCCCGCCGACGCGGGCGGCCGCGGCCGGCCCCACCCCGACATGGTGCTGGCCGCGTTCCTGCGCACCGGCGCCGTCGACGACGTACGGGACGTCGTGGTCGCGGGCGACACCGCCTACGACATGCTCAGCGGCCGCCGCTCCGGCGCCGCGATCGTGGCCGGCGTCCTCACCGGCGCCCACGACCGCGCGGTGCTCACCGAGCACGGCGCCACCCACGTCCTCGGCTCGATCGCCGAACTGCCCCAGGTCCTGCTGGAGTCGGCGTGA
- a CDS encoding TIGR03364 family FAD-dependent oxidoreductase, whose amino-acid sequence MRVIVVGGGVVGTMHAWQAVERGHEVVQIEREAEARGASLRNFGQIWVSGRAGGEELETALRARELWERIGAEVPGLGFRAIGSLTPVRNAREYAVAEAAAARPDAAARGYELVTAEQARKINPALRGAFEAALWCERDAAVEPRTAQLHLREALRASGRYTFLPGREVREVVGNGAVRDDHGDVHRGDAVVLATGAWLSGLVRELAPELPVRRVRLQMMQTAPLGEELTTSVADADSFRYYPAYRGDALDVLNAEQAQAPVAAAHKMQLLMVQRQDGGLTIGDTHEYEHPFAFDTLEDPYEHLTGVVEAFLGRPLPKIRHRWAGVYAQCTDTARVVHRQQVADGVWLVTGPGGRGMTCSPAIAETTANELGW is encoded by the coding sequence GTGAGAGTCATAGTCGTCGGAGGCGGCGTGGTCGGCACCATGCACGCCTGGCAAGCAGTTGAACGCGGCCACGAGGTCGTCCAGATCGAGCGAGAGGCCGAGGCCCGCGGCGCGTCACTGCGCAATTTCGGCCAGATCTGGGTCAGCGGACGGGCCGGGGGCGAGGAGTTGGAGACCGCCCTGCGGGCCCGCGAGCTCTGGGAGCGGATCGGCGCGGAGGTGCCCGGCCTGGGCTTCCGCGCGATCGGCTCCCTCACCCCCGTCCGCAACGCCCGCGAGTACGCGGTCGCCGAGGCGGCCGCTGCCCGCCCCGACGCCGCCGCCCGGGGCTACGAACTGGTCACCGCCGAGCAGGCGCGGAAGATCAACCCCGCCCTGCGCGGCGCCTTCGAGGCCGCCCTGTGGTGCGAGCGGGACGCGGCCGTCGAGCCGCGCACCGCCCAGCTCCACCTGCGCGAGGCCCTCCGGGCGAGCGGCCGGTACACCTTCCTGCCCGGACGGGAGGTGCGCGAGGTCGTCGGCAACGGAGCCGTCCGCGACGACCACGGTGACGTCCACCGGGGCGACGCCGTCGTCCTCGCCACCGGCGCCTGGCTTTCCGGACTGGTCCGCGAGCTGGCCCCCGAGCTGCCCGTGCGCCGCGTACGGCTCCAGATGATGCAGACCGCCCCGCTCGGCGAGGAGCTCACCACCTCCGTCGCGGACGCCGACAGCTTCCGCTACTACCCCGCCTACCGGGGCGATGCCCTCGACGTCCTCAACGCCGAACAGGCTCAGGCGCCGGTCGCCGCCGCGCACAAGATGCAGCTTCTGATGGTCCAACGCCAGGACGGCGGGCTGACCATCGGCGACACCCACGAGTACGAGCACCCCTTCGCCTTCGACACCCTCGAAGACCCGTACGAGCACCTCACCGGGGTCGTCGAGGCCTTCCTGGGCCGCCCGCTGCCGAAGATCAGGCACCGCTGGGCGGGCGTGTACGCGCAATGCACCGACACCGCCCGCGTCGTCCACCGCCAGCAGGTGGCCGACGGCGTCTGGCTGGTGACCGGACCCGGCGGCCGCGGGATGACCTGCTCGCCCGCCATAGCCGAGACCACCGCGAACGAACTGGGCTGGTGA